A region of Lathyrus oleraceus cultivar Zhongwan6 unplaced genomic scaffold, CAAS_Psat_ZW6_1.0 chrUn0004, whole genome shotgun sequence DNA encodes the following proteins:
- the LOC127110566 gene encoding protein root UVB sensitive 3 isoform X11, which yields MVGGILFTFYQGSNLDSNAKMWRLVADLMNDLGMLMDLISPLFPSAFVFIVCLGSISRSFTGVASGATRAALTQHFALQDNAADISAKEGSQDTVATMVGMALGMLVARITIGHPLAIWFSFLSLTMFHMYANYRAVRCLALNSLNPERSSILLHHFTETGQVLSPKQVSSLEHVLPIQLTPWHSKKANSLDTKVRLGTRISSFDEMEIKEHLLSVASYYTKAKYLLVEKKGIVNVIVHKDSNGADILKSFIHALVLANNAYKSKSLHSDSQTWMENQYEVFIQKVKSLGWKTERLLSSPIIWRANWIHQSATEKND from the exons ATGGTTGGAGGAATCTTATTCACGTTCTACCAG GGATCAAATCTTGATAGCAATGCAAAAATGTGGCGTCTGGTTGCAGATCTCATGAACGATCTTG GTATGCTAATGGACCTCATTTCACCATTGTTTCCATCAGCTTTTGTTTTTATTGTTTGCTTAGGAAGCATATCAAGATCTTTCA CCGGAGTTGCGAGTGGAGCCACTAGAGCAGCTTTGACTCAACATTTTGCTCTTCAGGATAATGCTGCAGATATATCTGCTAAG GAAGGAAGTCAAGACACTGTGGCTACGATGGTTGGCATGGCACTGGGAATGCTTGTTGCTCGCATTACTATTGGACACCCACTAGCAATTTGGTTTTCTTTTTTGTCTCTGACCATGTTTCATATGTATG CAAACTACCGAGCTGTTCGATGCTTGGCACTGAACTCACTAAACCCTGAAAGAAGCTCTATTCTTTTGCACCATTTCACCGAGACTGGCCAAG TTCTCTCCCCTAAACAGGTCTCTTCACTGGAGCATGTTTTACCGATACAACTAACTCCATGGCATTCAAAGAAGGCTAATTCATTGGATACAAAAGTACGTTTAGGCACAAGGATTTCTTCATTCGATGAAATGGAAAT TAAGGAGCATTTGCTTTCGGTAGCATCTTACTACACAAAAG CCAAGTACTTACTAGTGGAAAAGAAAGGAATCGTTAACGTTATTGTTCATAAAGATTCAAATGGCGCTGATATCCTAAAGTCCTTTATTCACGCTCTTGTCCTTGCAAATAATGCTTATAAAAGCAAATCTTTGCATTCAGACAGCCAAACATGGATGGAAAATCAGTATGAAGTATTTATTCAGAAG GTCAAGTCATTAGGGTGGAAAACAGAACGGCTCCTATCGTCACCTATCATATGGAGAGCAAACTGGATACACCAATCAGCGACCGAAAAAAACGATTAG
- the LOC127110563 gene encoding pentatricopeptide repeat-containing protein At5g50280, chloroplastic codes for MFLSLINHKLSFSSSSYCFFYLQPSISPNTHTKPSFHIHSHKTPLSLTTTPNYSTTPIFLPYFELHEQEQNIQEQNEQSHHPDDPIYKFFKTRTTVPSQNPGKEGKLSLQRNRRTTWHLASEEFDDEEEEVEEEEIPLLVEDNQETGSQKKESSLPQGVVGEILHLAKNLPQNLTLEEALGEYEKRVNEKECVEVLETLGKEHLMVCCLYFFQWMRSQEPSLVTPRVFTVLFPLLGRAKMGDKLMVLFRNLPSGKEFRNVRVYNAAISGLLSDGRYEDAWKVYESMETDNVLPDHVTCSIMIIVMRKLGHCAKDAWQFFEKMNKKGVRLGVEVLGALIKSFCVEGLLSEALIIQSEMEKKGVSSNAIVYNTLMDGYCKSNRVKEAEGLFVEMKAKGIKPTAVTFNILMHAYSRRVQPKIVENLLSEMQDFGLKPNANSYTCLISAYGRQKNMSDMAYDVFLKMKKVGIKPTSHSYTAVIHAYSASGWYEKAYAAFENMIREGTRPSIETYTTLLDAFRQAGDTETLMKIWKLMMREKVKGTQVTFNILVDGFAKQGLFMEARDVIFEFGKIGLQPTVMTYNMLMNAYARGGLDSKLPQLLKEMEALKLRPDSITYSTMLYAFVRVRDYKRAFFYHKQMIKNGQVMDINSYRKLRDILDVKAADKNKSDKVALYGAINKKMGIMKNKRKKDEFWKYKTRHVKKP; via the exons ATGTTTCTCAGTCTCATAAACCATAAActctctttttcttcttcttcttattgcTTCTTCTATCTTCAACCTTCAATTTCACCCAACACTCACACTAAACCCTCTTTCCACATTCACTCACACAAAACCCCACTTTCTCTAACTACAACTCCAAATTATTCAACTACCCCCATTTTTCTCCCATATTTTGAGCTACACGAACAAGAGCAAAACATACAAGAACAAAATGAACAATCCCATCACCCAGATGATCCAATCTACAAATTCTTCAAAACCCGCACTACGGTTCCATCTCAAAACCCTGGAAAAGAAGGGAAATTGTCCCTTCAGAGAAATCGTCGTACAACGTGGCACCTTGCTTCAGAAGAATTTgacgacgaagaagaagaagtagaagaagaagaaatcCCTTTGTTGGTTGAAGACAATCAAGAAACGGGGTCTCAAAAGAAGGAATCATCACTGCCTCAAGGCGTTGTTGGGGAAATTCTTCATCTTGCAAAGAATTTGCCACAGAATTTGACTCTAGAGGAAGCTTTGGGAGAGTATGAAAAAAGGGTCAATGAGAAAGAGTGTGTAGAGGTTTTGGAAACACTTGGGAAAGAACACCTTATGGTGTGTTGTTTGTATTTCTTTCAGTGGATGAGGTCACAGGAACCATCGCTTGTTACACCAAGGGTTTTTACTGTGTTGTTCCCTTTGTTGGGAAGAGCAAAGATGGGTGATAAGTTGATGGTTTTGTTCAGAAACTTGCCCTCTGGCAAGGAATTCAGAAATGTTCGTGTTTATAATGCTGCAATTTCAGGCCTTCTCTCTGATGGCAG ATATGAAGATGCTTGGAAGGTTTATGAGTCGATGGAAACAGATAATGTTCTTCCTGATCATGTTACGTGCTCTATTATGATTATTGTTATGAGAAAACTTGGCCATTGTGCAAAAGATGCATGGCAGTTTTTCGAGAAAATGAACAAAAAAGGAGTCCGATTGGGCGTAGAAGTCCTCGGTGCACTGATAAAGTCATTTTGTGTGGAGGGTCTGCTGAGTGAAGCTCTCATCATTCAATCTGAAATGGAGAAGAAAGGGGTTTCTTCCAATGCAATTGTGTACAACACTCTGATGGATGGATATTGTAAATCCAACCGCGTAAAAGAAGCCGAAGGGCTTTTTGTCGAGATGAAAGCTAAAGGGATTAAACCAACCGCTGTTACCTTCAACATTCTAATGCATGCATACAGCCGAAGAGTGCAACCTAAGATTGTAGAGAATCTGCTTTCAGAAATGCAGGATTTTGGCTTGAAGCCAAATGCCAATTCATATACTTGTCTAATCAGCGCATATGGGAGGCAGAAAAATATGAGCGACATGGCTTATGATGTATTCTTGAAGATGAAGAAAGTCGGTATAAAACCCACTTCACATTCCTATACAGCAGTGATCCATGCTTATTCAGCTAGTGGCTGGTACGAAAAAGCTTATGCTGCATTTGAAAACATGATCAGAGAAGGTACCAGACCTTCAATAGAAACCTACACTACTTTACTAGATGCGTTCAGACAAGCTGGTGACACCGAAACATTGATGAAAATATGGAAGCTGATGATGAGGGAGAAAGTTAAAGGAACACAGGTTACATTCAACATTCTTGTTGATGGTTTTGCCAAACAAGGTCTCTTCATGGAAGCAAGAGATGTGATCTTTGAATTCGGGAAGATCGGATTGCAACCAACAGTGATGACCTATAATATGCTGATGAATGCATATGCACGAGGAGGGTTAGACTCGAAGCTGCCGCAGTTGTTGAAAGAAATGGAAGCTCTTAAATTAAGACCAGATTCGATAACATATTCAACCATGTTATACGCCTTTGTCCGTGTTCGAGACTATAAGCGGGCATTTTTTTATCACAAGCAGATGATCAAGAATGGGCAGGTGATGGATATCAATTCTTACCGGAAGCTACGGGATATTCTCGATGTCAAAGCCGCAGACAAGAATAAGAGTGATAAGGTAGCCTTGTATGGTGCAATTAACAAAAAGATGGGCATTATGAAAAATAAGAGGAAAAAAGATGAGTTTTGGAAGTACAAGACGAGACATGTAAAAAAACCTTAG
- the LOC127110565 gene encoding uncharacterized protein LOC127110565, translating to MVSILKFRRIFYTIEATRKESYGALRHCHSEKLCRVGLFWDLDNKPPNSIPPYEVANKLRVAAASFGVVRHMVAYANSHTFSHVPHVVRESRKERQLLYSLENKGVIKRNEPHLCRVCGRKFYTNEKLVNHFKQLHEREHAKRVNQIESARGSRKVKLVGKYSMKMDKYKKAARAVLTPKVGYGLADELKRAGFWVQTVLDRPQATDVALQKHMVDMMDHRRVECVVLVSDDSDFVDVIKEAKLRCLKTVVIGDISSNGVLKRTADTAFSWEEILMGKAKKEAVSVMENWKDRDILKRLEWTYNPDVDKKKLNMDDADAEASGDDDIEDIYDEIDNDYNDDKGSWWKLDSDDNDVTN from the coding sequence ATGGTTTCAATCCTCAAATTCCGTAGAATCTTCTACACAATAGAAGCCACACGCAAAGAATCATATGGTGCTTTGAGACACTGTCATTCTGAGAAGCTATGTAGAGTAGGGCTTTTCTGGGATTTGGATAACAAACCACCCAATTCAATTCCACCCTATGAAGTTGCCAATAAGCTCAGAGTAGCTGCAGCTTCCTTCGGGGTTGTTCGCCATATGGTGGCTTATGCGAATAGCCACACTTTCAGCCATGTCCCTCATGTTGTTCGGGAGAGTCGGAAAGAGAGGCAATTGTTGTATAGTTTGGAGAATAAGGGTGTGATCAAACGTAATGAGCCTCATCTTTGTCGTGTTTGCGGGAGAAAGTTTTATACTAATGAAAAACTTGTTAACCATTTCAAGCAGCTGCATGAGCGTGAGCACGCGAAAAGGGTGAATCAGATAGAGTCTGCTAGAGGGAGTAGGAAAGTGAAATTGGTGGGAAAGTATTCTATGAAAATGGACAAGTATAAGAAGGCTGCAAGGGCTGTTCTGACTCCTAAAGTTGGGTATGGTTTGGCTGATGAGCTGAAACGGGCAGGGTTTTGGGTTCAAACCGTGTTGGATAGGCCGCAAGCTACAGATGTTGCGCTGCAAAAGCATATGGTGGATATGATGGATCACAGGCGGGTTGAGTGCGTGGTCCTTGTATCAGATGATTCTGATTTTGTTGATGTGATAAAGGAAGCAAAGTTGCGATGTCTCAAGACTGTTGTTATTGGGGATATTAGTAGTAACGGAGTCTTGAAAAGGACTGCCGATACTGCATTTTCCTGGGAGGAAATTTTGATGGGGAAGGCTAAGAAGGAGGCTGTATCGGTTATGGAAAATTGGAAAGATCGTGATATATTGAAAAGGTTGGAGTGGACGTACAATCCAGATGTGGATAAAAAGAAACTCAACATGGATGATGCAGATGCTGAAGCATCTGGAGATGATGATATTGAAGATATCTATGATGAAATTGATAATGACTACAATGATGACAAAGGTTCTTGGTGGAAATTAGACTCCGATGATAATGATGTTACAAATTGA